A segment of the bacterium genome:
GGTCGCGTACGTTCTCGGCACGCGCGAGTTCTGGTCGTGCGACCTCGTCGTCGACCGCCGCGTGCTGATCCCGCGGCCGGAGACCGAGCTCCTCGTCGAGACCGCGCTGCGGCTCGCGCCCGACGCGCGGCGCATCCTCGACTGCGCGACGGGCAGCGGCGCCGTCGCGATCGCGGTGGCGCGGGAGCGGCGCGAGGCGCTGGTCGTCGCCAGCGACGTGTCGCCCGACGCGCTCGCCGTCGCGCGCGCGAACGTCGCGCGGCACGCGCCGGACGTGGCGCTGGTGCGCGCCGACCTGCTGTCGGCGTGGTGCGACGGCGCCTTCGATCTGGTCGTGACGAACCCGCCCTACGTCGCCGAGCCCGATCTCGCGGGCCTCATGCCCGAGGTGCGGGACTTCGAGCCGCGCCTCGCGCTGGCCGCGGGACCCGACGGGCTGGACGTGCTGCGCGTGCTGCTGGAGACGGCGGCCCGCGTGCTGCGGCCGGGCGGCTGGCTCGTGAGTGAGATCGGGATGGGGCAGGGAGACGCGCTGCGCGCGCGGACCGCGCGGCGGGCTGCATGGGAGCCGCCGGTCGTCCTGCGCGACGGCGCCGGCATCGAGCGGATCGCGGGCATACGCAGGACGACGCAAGAGGAGCGGGCATGGACGCGATCGTGATCCGGGGGGGCGCCATTCTGAACGGCGAGGTGGAGGTGAGCGGCTCGAAGAACGCCGCGTTGCCGCTGCTGTTCGCGACGCTGCTCACGCGCGAGCGCTGCGTGCTGCGCAACGTCCCCGCGCTCGCCGACATCCGCACCGCGCTCGCCGTGCTGCGCCATCTGGGCGCGCAGGTGACGGAGAGCCCGGACGGGCACGAGATCGTCGTCGAGGCGCGCGACATCGTGACCACCGAGGCGCCGTACGAGCTGGTGAAGACGATGCGCGCGTCGTTCCTCGTGCTGGGCCCGATCCTGGCGCGCTTCGGGCGCGCGCGCGTGTCGACCCCGGGCGGCTGCGCCATCGGCGCGCGGCCGGTCGATCTCCACCTCGCCGGCCTCGAGCGCATGGGCGCCCGGCTGCGCATGGTCGAGGGGTACGTCGAGGCCGAGGCCGATCGGCTCCGCGGCGCGAAGATCGTGCTCGACTTCCCCTCGGTGGGCGCGACGCAGCAGCTCATGATGGCGGCGGCGCTCGCCGCCGGCACGACGGTGCTCGAGAACGCGGCCTGCGAGCCCGAGAACGTCTGCCTCGCGCGCGCGCTCCAGGTGATGGGCGCCCGCGTCGAGGGCGCGGGCTCGTCGGTGGTGACGATCGAGGGGCGGCCGGAGCTGCTCGACGGCGCCGAGATCGGCGTCATCCCCGATCGCATCGAGGCCGGCACGTACATGGTGGCGGCGGCGATCACCGGCGGCTCGGTGCGCGTGCGCGGCGCGCGCGTCGACCACCTCGACGCCTTCGTCGAGAAGCTGCGCGAGACCGGCGTCGTGGTCGTGGAAGAGGAGGGCGCGGTGCGCGTCGAGGCCAACGGCCACCTGCGCGCCGTCGAGGTGAAGACCATGCCGTTCCCGGGCTTCCCCACCGACCTGCAGGCGCAGTTCATGGCGCTCATGACGCGCGCCGACGGCACCAGCACGTTCACCGAGACGGTCTTCGAGAACCGCATGCTGCACGCCGCCGAGCTGGCACGCATGGGGGCCAACATCCGCGTCCAGGGCAACGTCGCCAGCGTGCACGGCCCGGCGACGCTCTCCGGCGCGCCGGTCATGGCGACGGATCTCCGCGCCAGCGTCTGCCTCGTGCTGGCGGGGCTCGCGGCGCGCGGCACGACGCGCATCAGCCGCGTCTACCACCTCGATCGCGGCTACGAGCACATCGAGGCGAAGCTCGGCGCCCTCGGTGCCGACGTCCAACGCGTCCGGGAGGCGGCGGCGTGACGAGCGCCCGCGCGCTCGTCTTCGACGCGGGCACGGCCGCGGCGAAGGACCGGCTCGCGCGCCTCGAGCGCCGCGGCGAGACCGCCGGCGCCGCCGTCGAGCAGCGCGTGCAGGCGATCATCGCCGCCGTGCGCCGCCGCGGCGACGCCGCGCTCTGCGAGCTCACCCGCCGCTTCGACGGGGTGAAGCTCACGCCCGCGCGCCTGCGCGTCCCCGCCGACGACCTCGCGGCCGCGTTCCGCGACCTGCCGGCGGCGACGCGCCGCGATCTCGCGACCGCGGCGCGCCGTATTCGCGCCTTCCACGCCCGCCAGCGCGAGCGCTCGTGGACGTTCCGCGACGCCACCGGCGCGCGCCTCGGCCAGATGATCCGCCCGCTCCAGCGCGTCGGCGTCTACGTGCCCGGCGGGCGCGCCGCGTATCCGTCCACGGTGCTCATGACCGTGGTCCCGGCGCGGGTCGCGGGCGTCGACGAGGTGATCGCCGTCTCGCCCGCCGGCGCCGCCGGCTACGCGCCGATCACGCTCGCGGCCTGCCACGTGGCCGGCGTCGACGCGCTCTTCCGCGTCGGCGGCGCGCAGGCGGTGGCGGCGCTCGCCTACGGCACGAAGAGCGTGCTGCGCGTCGACAAGATCGTCGGCCCGGGCAACCTCTGGGTGGCGACGGCGAAGCGGCTCGTCTACGGCCAGGTCGACATCGACGCCATCGCCGGGCCGAGCGAGGTCGTGATCCTCGCCGACCGCGCCGCCGACGCGGAGCACGTCGCCGCCGACATGCTGGCGCAGGCCGAGCACGACCCGCAGGCCGCGGCGATCTGCATCACGCCCGACCGCCGGCTCGCGCTGCGCGTCGCCGGCGCGCTCGACCGGCAGACGGCCGCGCTGTCGCGCCGTGCGATCGTGACGCGCTCGCTCCAGCGCTACGGCGCGATCGTCGTCGTGCCGTCGATGGCGGACGGCGTCGCGCTGGCCGAGCGGCTGGCGCCGGAGCACCTCGGCCTCGCGGTGCGGCGTCCGCGCCGCCTGCTGCCGCAGCTACGCTCCGCCGGCGCGATCTTCGTCGGCGGCTTCGCGCCCGAGGCGCTCGGCGACTACGTCGCCGGCCCGAACCACGTCCTGCCGACCGGCGGCACGGCGCGGTTCGCGTCGCCGCTCGGGGTCTACGATTTCGTGAAGCGCACGAGCCTCATCGAGGCCGGGCCGCGCACGCTGCGCCGCCTCGGGCCAACCGTCGCGCGGTTGGCGCGGCTCGAAGGCCTCGACGCGCACGCCCGCTCGGTCGAGATCCGGCTCGCCGGCAACGGAGGAACCCGCTGATGGCACTCGCTGCACGTCGCGCCCCCGCGCGTGGCCGGGGTCGTACGGCCCAGGTCGCGCGCAAGACCAAGGAGACGGACATCACGCTGCGCCTGGGCCTCGACGGCGCCGGCCAGGCGAAGGTCGACACCGGCGTGCCGTTCCTGAACCACATGCTCGACCTGCTCGCGAAGCACGGGCTCTTCGACCTGACGATCGCGGCGCGCGGCGACGTCGACATCGACGACCACCACACCGTGGAGGACGTCGGGCTCGTGCTCGGCCAGGCCCTGCGCGAGGCACTCGGCGACAAGGCCGGCATCCGCCGCTTCGGCGAGGCCACGGTGCCGCTCGACGAGGCGCTCGTGCAGATCGTCGTCGACCTCTCGGGCCGCCCGTTCCTCGTCTACGACGTGAAGATCAAGCAGGCGAAGATCGGCCAGTTCGACGTCGAGCTGATCCACGACTTCCTGCTCGCGCTGGTGAACCAGGCCGGCATGAACCTCCACGTCCGCATGCTCTCGGGCCGCAACCCGCACCACATCGTCGAGGCCACGTTCAAGGGCCTCGCCCGCGCGCTCGACCTCGCCACCCAGCGCGATCCGCGCGTGCGCGGCGTGCTGTCGACGAAGGGGACGCTCGACGGGTGACGGACGCCATCGCCATCGTCGACTACGGCGTCG
Coding sequences within it:
- the hisD gene encoding histidinol dehydrogenase codes for the protein MTSARALVFDAGTAAAKDRLARLERRGETAGAAVEQRVQAIIAAVRRRGDAALCELTRRFDGVKLTPARLRVPADDLAAAFRDLPAATRRDLATAARRIRAFHARQRERSWTFRDATGARLGQMIRPLQRVGVYVPGGRAAYPSTVLMTVVPARVAGVDEVIAVSPAGAAGYAPITLAACHVAGVDALFRVGGAQAVAALAYGTKSVLRVDKIVGPGNLWVATAKRLVYGQVDIDAIAGPSEVVILADRAADAEHVAADMLAQAEHDPQAAAICITPDRRLALRVAGALDRQTAALSRRAIVTRSLQRYGAIVVVPSMADGVALAERLAPEHLGLAVRRPRRLLPQLRSAGAIFVGGFAPEALGDYVAGPNHVLPTGGTARFASPLGVYDFVKRTSLIEAGPRTLRRLGPTVARLARLEGLDAHARSVEIRLAGNGGTR
- the murA gene encoding UDP-N-acetylglucosamine 1-carboxyvinyltransferase, producing MDAIVIRGGAILNGEVEVSGSKNAALPLLFATLLTRERCVLRNVPALADIRTALAVLRHLGAQVTESPDGHEIVVEARDIVTTEAPYELVKTMRASFLVLGPILARFGRARVSTPGGCAIGARPVDLHLAGLERMGARLRMVEGYVEAEADRLRGAKIVLDFPSVGATQQLMMAAALAAGTTVLENAACEPENVCLARALQVMGARVEGAGSSVVTIEGRPELLDGAEIGVIPDRIEAGTYMVAAAITGGSVRVRGARVDHLDAFVEKLRETGVVVVEEEGAVRVEANGHLRAVEVKTMPFPGFPTDLQAQFMALMTRADGTSTFTETVFENRMLHAAELARMGANIRVQGNVASVHGPATLSGAPVMATDLRASVCLVLAGLAARGTTRISRVYHLDRGYEHIEAKLGALGADVQRVREAAA
- the prmC gene encoding peptide chain release factor N(5)-glutamine methyltransferase, which translates into the protein MRGGGRARAARRRRSAARARARHVARGARAGGARVDARRRGGALRAAARAPRREPVAYVLGTREFWSCDLVVDRRVLIPRPETELLVETALRLAPDARRILDCATGSGAVAIAVARERREALVVASDVSPDALAVARANVARHAPDVALVRADLLSAWCDGAFDLVVTNPPYVAEPDLAGLMPEVRDFEPRLALAAGPDGLDVLRVLLETAARVLRPGGWLVSEIGMGQGDALRARTARRAAWEPPVVLRDGAGIERIAGIRRTTQEERAWTRS
- the hisB gene encoding imidazoleglycerol-phosphate dehydratase HisB, which codes for MALAARRAPARGRGRTAQVARKTKETDITLRLGLDGAGQAKVDTGVPFLNHMLDLLAKHGLFDLTIAARGDVDIDDHHTVEDVGLVLGQALREALGDKAGIRRFGEATVPLDEALVQIVVDLSGRPFLVYDVKIKQAKIGQFDVELIHDFLLALVNQAGMNLHVRMLSGRNPHHIVEATFKGLARALDLATQRDPRVRGVLSTKGTLDG